The following proteins come from a genomic window of Bradyrhizobium paxllaeri:
- a CDS encoding M20 family metallopeptidase: MDNRSTIWRGVDTIKPRFVALSDRVWAMPEVCYTEARSSAEHLAELRHQGFRITENVAGIPTALMGEWGEGGPVIAFLGEYDALPGLSQEAGVAEPRPIEAGGHGHGCGHNLLGSAALLAATAVKDWLAEHKVPGRVRYYGCPAEEGGAAKTFMVRSGAFDDADIAITWHPNSFWEVAVTPSLANTRADFIFTGRTSHAAASPHLGRSALDAVELMNVGVNYMREHMPSDARVHYALLDTGGIAPNVVQAHARVRYSIRARDLPGMTELVERVHKIAQGAALMTETRVEMKIISAVSNLLPNTPLEAALHNIMEELGPPHFDDADKDFAQQIRATLTEKDIASVYYAIGMEPTDRPLADFIVPMDARRNPLIGSTDVGDVSWVVPTVQVHAPTVAIGTPFHTWQVVAQGKSPHAHKAMVQAAKAMAGLGVRALTEPDLIAAAQADLKKRTARTPYVNPLPDSVAPPLDMSLT; the protein is encoded by the coding sequence ATGGATAACCGCAGCACTATCTGGCGTGGCGTCGACACCATCAAGCCGCGCTTTGTCGCCTTGAGCGACCGGGTCTGGGCGATGCCCGAAGTCTGCTACACCGAAGCGCGTTCGTCCGCCGAGCATCTCGCCGAACTGCGCCATCAGGGTTTCCGCATCACCGAGAACGTCGCGGGCATTCCGACCGCCCTGATGGGCGAATGGGGCGAAGGCGGCCCCGTGATCGCCTTCCTCGGCGAATATGACGCGCTGCCCGGCCTCAGCCAGGAGGCCGGCGTCGCGGAGCCGCGGCCGATCGAGGCCGGTGGCCACGGCCATGGCTGCGGCCACAACCTGCTCGGCTCGGCTGCGCTGCTGGCCGCCACCGCGGTGAAGGACTGGCTCGCCGAGCACAAGGTGCCCGGGCGCGTGCGCTATTACGGCTGTCCCGCGGAAGAAGGCGGCGCCGCCAAAACCTTCATGGTGCGATCAGGCGCCTTCGACGATGCCGACATCGCGATCACCTGGCACCCCAACAGTTTCTGGGAGGTGGCGGTGACGCCATCGCTCGCCAATACCCGCGCCGATTTCATCTTCACCGGCCGCACCTCGCATGCTGCGGCCTCGCCGCATCTCGGCCGCAGCGCGCTCGATGCCGTCGAGCTGATGAATGTCGGCGTCAACTACATGCGCGAGCACATGCCGAGCGACGCGCGTGTTCATTACGCGCTGCTCGATACCGGCGGCATCGCCCCCAATGTGGTGCAGGCCCATGCGCGCGTGCGCTATTCGATCCGCGCCCGCGACCTGCCCGGCATGACCGAACTGGTCGAGCGCGTCCACAAGATCGCGCAGGGCGCGGCGCTGATGACCGAAACCAGGGTGGAGATGAAGATCATTTCCGCCGTGTCCAACCTGTTGCCGAACACCCCGCTCGAGGCGGCGCTGCACAACATCATGGAGGAACTCGGCCCGCCGCATTTCGACGACGCCGACAAGGACTTTGCGCAACAGATCCGCGCGACGCTGACCGAGAAGGACATCGCCAGCGTCTATTATGCGATCGGCATGGAGCCGACCGACCGGCCGCTGGCCGATTTCATCGTGCCGATGGACGCCAGGCGTAACCCCTTGATCGGCTCGACCGATGTCGGCGACGTGAGCTGGGTGGTGCCGACCGTTCAGGTCCACGCCCCGACGGTCGCAATCGGCACCCCGTTCCACACCTGGCAGGTGGTGGCGCAGGGCAAGAGCCCGCACGCCCACAAGGCCATGGTGCAGGCCGCCAAGGCGATGGCGGGATTGGGCGTCCGTGCGCTGACGGAACCGGACTTGATCGCCGCTGCCCAGGCCGACCTGAAGAAACGCACCGCCCGCACCCCCTATGTCAACCCGCTGCCGGACAGCGTTGCGCCACCGCTGGACATGTCGCTGACCTGA
- a CDS encoding branched-chain amino acid ABC transporter ATP-binding protein/permease: MTTSFAKYRPLLMATLAVIALPFGLYLLGLSLNTGTMVVALAIAAMGLNLCIGYTGLVSFGHGAWFGIGAYAAGLIQRNWFGNDIFLPLLLAAIVVAGIATFVGFVILRRRGVYFSLLTLALSALTYTIAFRWTAVTGGEDGLGGLKRGSIGPFSLDSALNYYIVVSVLCLGVLYLLLRLVRSPFGHVLMAIRENQLRATFQGYPVERYKLGVFVISAVVTGFAGGLIGFQNYLVSAEAVSVPFSGELLAIVVIGGMRSMLGPAIGALFFILFRELFSIWTPNWLLWFGLVFVAFVLYSPGGLVGIWATLSKRWWPPPEEAAAMSRRKIYEGLPLPAFLRPQALDGTVLDVQGVSKSFGGIRAVTGASLHVGAGEIHALIGPNGAGKTTLFNLVSGLYPTDSGTIRLNGREIQGVPPDLICHQGLARSFQITNLFKGLSIYENLRLSLQAQSAGRFNLWRDIDHYEAIHAETAELIKFLGLEGIETIEGGELSYGGQRLVDLGIALGSKPQVLLLDEPLAGLAAAERERVSNLVKNIAANIPVLIVEHDIDRVLGFSRTVTVMNQGEVLMTGTPEAVRADRKVQEIYTGTGVPEVEHLSSDYARESFAPILRFERVNTFYGKSHILHDATLDVREGEIVALLGRNGAGKSTLLKTLAGLVPLSSGNIEYAGADISRLPAPDIARAGIGYVPQGRGLFAGMTVRENLALGRLARKTDGSTGVVWTEEQILDYFPRLRERMDVAADYLSGGEQQMVAVARAMSGNVKLLLLDEPFEGLAPAVILELFKVFDRLRQHISIVIVEHNLDLVLALADRVFALERGAVFHQGPAQPLLTDLEYRKKILWL, encoded by the coding sequence ATGACAACCAGTTTTGCCAAATACCGCCCGCTGCTGATGGCGACGCTCGCGGTCATCGCGCTGCCGTTCGGCCTCTATCTGCTGGGCCTGTCGCTCAACACCGGCACCATGGTGGTAGCGCTCGCGATTGCGGCGATGGGGCTCAATCTCTGCATCGGCTATACCGGCCTGGTCTCGTTCGGCCACGGCGCGTGGTTCGGCATTGGCGCCTATGCGGCGGGGCTGATCCAGCGCAACTGGTTCGGCAACGACATCTTCCTCCCGCTCTTGCTGGCCGCGATCGTCGTCGCTGGAATCGCGACCTTCGTCGGCTTCGTCATCCTGCGCCGGCGCGGCGTCTACTTTTCGCTGCTGACGCTGGCGCTGTCGGCGCTGACCTACACCATCGCCTTCCGCTGGACGGCGGTGACCGGCGGCGAGGACGGCCTCGGCGGGCTGAAGCGCGGCAGCATTGGCCCGTTCAGCCTCGACAGCGCGCTCAATTATTACATCGTCGTCTCCGTGCTCTGCCTCGGCGTGCTCTATCTGCTGCTGCGGCTGGTGCGTTCGCCGTTCGGCCATGTGCTGATGGCGATCCGCGAGAACCAGTTGCGCGCGACATTCCAGGGCTATCCGGTCGAGCGCTACAAGCTCGGCGTCTTCGTGATCTCGGCGGTCGTCACCGGCTTCGCCGGCGGGCTGATCGGCTTTCAGAACTACCTCGTCTCGGCCGAGGCGGTCTCCGTGCCGTTCTCCGGCGAATTGCTCGCCATTGTTGTGATCGGCGGCATGCGCAGCATGCTGGGACCGGCGATCGGCGCGCTGTTCTTTATCCTGTTCCGCGAATTGTTTTCGATCTGGACGCCGAACTGGCTGCTCTGGTTCGGCCTCGTCTTCGTCGCCTTCGTGCTGTATTCGCCGGGCGGCCTGGTCGGCATCTGGGCGACGCTGTCAAAACGCTGGTGGCCGCCGCCGGAAGAAGCCGCCGCGATGAGCCGGCGCAAGATCTACGAAGGCCTGCCGCTGCCGGCTTTCCTTCGTCCGCAAGCGCTCGACGGCACCGTGCTCGACGTGCAAGGCGTCTCGAAGAGTTTTGGCGGCATCCGCGCCGTGACCGGTGCGAGCCTTCACGTCGGCGCCGGCGAAATCCACGCGCTGATCGGGCCGAACGGCGCCGGAAAGACCACGCTGTTCAACCTGGTCTCCGGCCTCTATCCGACCGACAGCGGCACCATCAGGCTGAACGGCCGCGAGATCCAGGGCGTGCCGCCGGATCTGATCTGCCATCAGGGGCTGGCCCGCTCGTTCCAGATCACCAATTTGTTCAAGGGCCTCTCGATCTACGAAAACCTGAGACTGTCGCTGCAGGCGCAGAGCGCCGGCCGCTTCAACCTGTGGCGCGACATCGACCATTACGAAGCCATCCACGCCGAGACCGCGGAGCTGATCAAGTTTCTCGGCCTCGAAGGCATCGAGACCATCGAAGGCGGTGAGCTCTCCTATGGCGGGCAGCGGCTGGTCGATCTCGGCATCGCGCTCGGCTCCAAGCCGCAGGTGCTGCTGCTGGATGAGCCGCTGGCGGGGCTTGCCGCCGCCGAACGCGAGCGCGTCTCGAACCTCGTCAAGAACATCGCCGCCAACATTCCGGTCCTGATCGTCGAGCACGATATCGACCGCGTGCTCGGCTTCTCCCGCACCGTCACCGTGATGAACCAGGGAGAGGTGCTGATGACCGGCACGCCCGAGGCCGTGCGCGCCGACCGCAAGGTGCAGGAGATCTACACCGGCACCGGCGTGCCCGAGGTCGAGCATCTCAGCAGCGACTACGCGCGAGAGAGCTTCGCGCCGATCCTGCGCTTCGAGCGCGTCAACACCTTTTACGGCAAGAGCCATATCCTGCACGATGCCACGCTCGACGTGCGCGAGGGCGAGATCGTGGCTCTCCTCGGCCGCAACGGGGCCGGCAAGTCGACGCTATTGAAGACGCTCGCGGGCCTTGTGCCGCTGTCGTCGGGCAACATCGAATATGCCGGCGCCGACATCTCCCGCCTGCCCGCACCGGACATCGCGCGCGCCGGCATCGGCTACGTGCCGCAGGGCCGCGGCCTGTTCGCCGGCATGACGGTGCGAGAAAACCTCGCGCTCGGGCGGCTGGCGCGCAAGACCGACGGCAGCACCGGCGTGGTGTGGACCGAAGAACAGATCCTCGACTATTTCCCTCGCCTGCGCGAGCGCATGGATGTCGCCGCCGATTATCTCTCCGGCGGCGAGCAGCAGATGGTGGCGGTCGCCCGCGCGATGTCGGGCAATGTCAAGCTGCTGCTGCTCGACGAGCCCTTTGAGGGACTGGCGCCGGCGGTGATCCTCGAACTGTTCAAAGTGTTCGACCGGCTGCGGCAGCACATCTCCATCGTCATCGTCGAGCACAATCTCGACCTGGTGCTGGCGCTCGCCGACCGTGTCTTCGCGCTGGAGCGCGGCGCGGTGTTCCATCAGGGACCGGCGCAGCCGCTGCTGACCGATCTCGAATACCGGAAGAAGATCTTGTGGCTGTGA
- the hemC gene encoding hydroxymethylbilane synthase, which produces MALAQTEGIARLLRAADPALDVEIVKFETRGDQDQTSKLLRHGGKGGAFVAEIREAMRAGQLQAAMHSLKDVPGNEETPGLIIAATLPRDAANDALVLRPGLSLDEFRAAKGKGFKIGTNAVRRAAYLRRLFPEATVIHFRGAADTRVAKLDRGDKQRLPDGGEVGPADALVMARSGLERIGMASRIVHDFSVHEMLPAVGQGIVAVECVEKDWLTRGRLARIEDAASRLCAEAEREVLWVLNGHCNSPIAGHATLDGREVTLTAAVLDEAGDRFIEVSQRGAADRPRELGRAVGLELLDKGAAEIIARTRPDEHQES; this is translated from the coding sequence ATGGCGCTGGCGCAGACGGAAGGGATCGCGCGGCTGCTGCGCGCGGCCGATCCCGCGCTCGACGTCGAGATCGTCAAGTTCGAAACCCGCGGCGACCAGGACCAGACCAGCAAGCTGCTTCGCCATGGCGGCAAGGGCGGCGCCTTCGTCGCCGAAATTCGCGAGGCGATGCGCGCAGGGCAATTGCAGGCGGCGATGCATTCGCTGAAGGACGTGCCCGGGAACGAGGAGACGCCGGGCCTGATCATCGCCGCGACCCTGCCGCGCGACGCCGCCAATGACGCGCTGGTGCTGCGTCCCGGTCTCTCGCTCGACGAGTTTCGCGCAGCGAAAGGCAAGGGCTTCAAGATCGGCACCAATGCGGTGCGGCGCGCGGCTTACCTGCGCCGGCTGTTCCCGGAAGCGACCGTGATCCATTTCCGTGGAGCGGCGGATACGCGCGTGGCAAAGCTCGATCGCGGCGACAAGCAGCGGCTGCCCGACGGCGGCGAGGTGGGACCTGCGGATGCGCTGGTCATGGCGCGATCGGGCCTCGAGCGCATCGGAATGGCGTCCCGCATCGTCCATGATTTTTCGGTCCACGAGATGCTGCCCGCGGTGGGGCAGGGCATTGTCGCGGTGGAATGTGTCGAGAAGGATTGGCTGACGCGCGGGCGGTTAGCGAGGATCGAGGACGCCGCGTCGCGGCTCTGCGCGGAAGCCGAGCGCGAGGTGCTGTGGGTGTTGAACGGCCACTGCAACTCGCCGATCGCCGGCCACGCCACGCTTGATGGCCGCGAGGTGACGCTGACGGCGGCGGTGCTGGATGAAGCCGGCGACCGTTTCATCGAGGTGTCGCAGCGGGGTGCGGCGGACCGGCCCCGCGAACTCGGCCGCGCCGTCGGCCTGGAGTTGCTCGACAAGGGCGCCGCCGAGATCATCGCGCGGACGCGGCCCGACGAGCATCAGGAGTCGTAG
- a CDS encoding multidrug effflux MFS transporter, which translates to MSDTSADALAASGHRPMGFPEFVIVIASIMALNPLAMDMMLPALPNIASAFHITSANRPQMVLSIFLVGFGVGQFVMGPLSDRFGRRPVLLGGMAVYCAASLLAIAAPSFETLLLARALQGLSTSATRVIATSIVRDCYAGRRMASVMSLTMMIFIAVPVVAPAFGQAVLLVSHWRGIFIVLMLYGVVALIWSALRLPETLPAERRRSLAVGEVLDAFRQTVTHRQTLGYALAAGGVLGSLFAFVFISQQVFTGIYQLGHYFPVAFAGVAVGTAIAGFVNSRLVGRLGMRVISHAALIGFVVIAATMLVAAKLQMLPLPLFMVLSVSMMFAFGLMIANFTALAMEPQGHIAGTAASLYGSITTLLAIGIGATIGQDYDGTLVPFATGFLLCTLAALAVVLVVEKGRLFRPYGLKV; encoded by the coding sequence TTGTCCGATACCAGTGCCGATGCCTTGGCCGCTTCAGGCCACCGTCCGATGGGCTTTCCGGAATTCGTCATCGTGATCGCATCGATCATGGCGCTGAATCCGCTCGCGATGGACATGATGCTGCCGGCGCTGCCGAACATCGCGTCCGCCTTCCACATCACTTCAGCCAACCGGCCGCAGATGGTGCTGTCGATCTTCCTGGTCGGCTTCGGCGTCGGCCAGTTCGTGATGGGTCCGTTGTCCGACCGGTTCGGCCGGAGGCCGGTGCTGCTCGGCGGCATGGCCGTCTATTGTGCCGCCAGCCTGCTCGCGATTGCAGCCCCCTCCTTCGAGACGCTGCTGCTGGCGCGCGCGTTGCAAGGCCTCAGCACCTCGGCCACGCGCGTGATTGCGACCTCGATCGTTCGCGACTGCTACGCCGGGCGGCGCATGGCCAGCGTGATGTCGCTGACGATGATGATTTTCATTGCGGTACCCGTCGTCGCGCCGGCATTCGGCCAGGCCGTGCTGCTGGTGTCGCACTGGCGCGGCATCTTCATCGTGCTGATGCTGTATGGCGTGGTGGCGCTGATCTGGAGCGCACTGCGCCTGCCGGAGACGCTGCCGGCTGAGCGGCGCCGCTCGCTTGCCGTCGGCGAGGTGCTCGATGCCTTCCGCCAGACCGTGACCCACCGCCAGACGCTGGGTTATGCGCTGGCCGCCGGCGGCGTATTGGGCTCGCTGTTCGCCTTCGTCTTCATCTCGCAGCAGGTGTTCACCGGCATCTACCAGCTCGGACATTATTTTCCGGTTGCCTTTGCCGGCGTTGCCGTCGGCACCGCCATCGCCGGCTTCGTCAATTCCCGCCTCGTCGGCCGCCTCGGCATGCGCGTGATCTCCCACGCCGCGCTGATCGGCTTCGTCGTCATCGCCGCAACCATGCTGGTGGCGGCGAAGCTGCAGATGCTGCCGTTACCGCTGTTCATGGTGCTCTCGGTATCGATGATGTTTGCGTTCGGGCTGATGATCGCCAATTTCACCGCACTCGCCATGGAGCCGCAGGGCCATATCGCCGGCACCGCGGCCTCGCTGTACGGCTCGATCACCACGCTGCTCGCCATCGGCATCGGCGCCACCATCGGCCAGGATTACGACGGCACGCTGGTGCCGTTCGCAACCGGCTTCCTGCTCTGCACGCTGGCCGCGCTCGCCGTGGTGCTGGTGGTGGAGAAAGGCCGGCTGTTCCGGCCCTACGGGTTGAAGGTGTGA
- a CDS encoding cyclic nucleotide-binding domain-containing protein encodes MAVSSPDLKAFLLATPFFGGLSDASLDRLISMLVERRFDAGATIVAEGEAGRSMFIILSGELVVSKLGEAGRSIRMSGLEPGDFFGEMTLIEMQNRSATVVAESDTVLYELTAGNLYSYYKADIHGYVIVMQNINRELCRRLRRADRRIAELIHGV; translated from the coding sequence ATGGCTGTCAGCTCGCCCGATCTGAAAGCATTTTTGCTCGCCACACCTTTCTTCGGCGGCCTCTCCGACGCAAGCCTCGATCGCCTGATCTCCATGCTGGTCGAGCGCCGCTTCGACGCCGGCGCCACCATCGTCGCGGAGGGAGAAGCGGGACGCTCGATGTTCATCATTCTCTCGGGCGAGCTCGTGGTGAGCAAGCTCGGTGAGGCCGGGCGCTCCATCCGGATGTCGGGTCTCGAGCCCGGCGATTTCTTCGGCGAAATGACGCTGATCGAAATGCAGAACCGGTCGGCCACCGTGGTCGCGGAGAGCGACACCGTGCTGTATGAGCTGACGGCCGGAAACCTCTACAGCTACTACAAGGCCGACATCCACGGCTATGTGATCGTGATGCAGAACATCAACCGCGAACTGTGCCGGCGGCTCCGCCGCGCCGACCGTCGCATCGCCGAGCTGATTCACGGGGTGTAG
- a CDS encoding PEPxxWA-CTERM sorting domain-containing protein, producing the protein MRILKVCALSCAVLLSVTAGGASNAATIQNFDSGWYTNSGFTAGVTNINVGSSNLSGAVYHNWLAFDLAGLASQNVTSATLTFYGGNGVNTSATSETLGLFDYTGSINALISNSQNNVGIYNDLGNGDSYGTAVVSGGPIQQFSITLSQAAIAALNAAAHNQSDNRFVIGGSLLSISGPFANEQLFAIFGPQSALAPAAVLNLETSVAAVPEPSTWAMMILGFAGVGFMAYRRKRNGPKLRFA; encoded by the coding sequence ATGCGTATTCTAAAGGTGTGCGCGCTGAGTTGCGCGGTTTTATTGTCTGTGACTGCCGGGGGAGCCTCAAACGCCGCCACGATCCAGAACTTCGATAGCGGTTGGTATACGAACAGTGGTTTCACCGCTGGTGTTACCAACATCAACGTCGGCTCAAGCAATCTCAGCGGCGCAGTATATCATAATTGGCTTGCCTTCGACCTCGCGGGTTTGGCCAGCCAGAACGTAACATCAGCGACGCTCACGTTCTATGGTGGGAATGGAGTCAATACCTCTGCGACCAGCGAGACCTTGGGGCTTTTCGATTATACCGGCAGCATCAATGCCCTCATCAGCAATTCACAGAACAATGTGGGCATCTACAATGATCTGGGCAACGGCGACAGCTACGGCACGGCAGTCGTCTCAGGCGGGCCCATCCAGCAGTTCTCGATAACGCTTTCGCAGGCGGCAATTGCCGCCTTGAATGCTGCTGCGCATAATCAAAGCGACAACAGGTTTGTGATCGGCGGTTCGCTGCTTTCCATTAGTGGTCCATTTGCCAATGAGCAGTTGTTCGCGATTTTCGGGCCGCAATCCGCACTGGCTCCGGCCGCGGTCCTGAACCTCGAAACGTCTGTGGCGGCTGTTCCTGAACCATCGACCTGGGCCATGATGATCCTCGGCTTCGCCGGCGTGGGCTTCATGGCATATCGCCGCAAGCGGAATGGGCCCAAGCTTCGCTTCGCCTGA
- a CDS encoding peptide ABC transporter substrate-binding protein → MLDTELRTMIDEVKDGRMDRRGFIQRMLAFGLTAPMATQILAIGGVAMAEGPSVYKPTKRGGGGALKLLWWQGPTLLNPHFATGTKDQDGSRLFYEPLACWDPDGNMKLVLAAEIPSLQNGGLSADGMSVIWKLKPGVKWHDGKPFTADDVVFNWEYARDPTTATVTIGIHRDITVEKVDDLTVRIKFKKPTPFWADAFVGAPGSIIPKHLFGDYKGAKSREAPNNLSPVGTGPYKFVEFKPGDVIRGELNPDYHMPNRPHFDTIEMKGGGDAVSAARAVIQTGEYDFGWNIQVEDDVLLRLEKGGKGKTVYAVGGDTEFIALNFTDPNTEVDGERSSMKTKHPLLSDPAVRKALSMLVDREAVKKVIYGRAGRVTPNFLNGPEKFVSKNTSWEFSIEKAAKLLDDAGWKPGADGIREKDGKKLKLLYQTAINGPRQKTQAIVKQACQKAGIDVELKSVVASVFFSSDVANPDTYAKFYADLEMFQIPMSQPDPAQHMRRYHSRNVATKENKWQGVNFPRWVNKDYDAAIDGAEAETDLVKRAALYIKANDIMMQDIVFIPVMHRLKVEACANTLRPVVSGWANETDNLFDWYREATG, encoded by the coding sequence ATGCTGGATACCGAACTGCGAACCATGATCGACGAGGTGAAGGACGGGCGCATGGACCGCCGCGGCTTCATCCAGCGTATGCTTGCTTTCGGTCTCACCGCGCCCATGGCCACGCAGATTCTGGCGATCGGCGGCGTCGCCATGGCCGAGGGCCCCTCCGTCTACAAGCCGACCAAGCGCGGCGGCGGCGGCGCGCTCAAGCTGCTGTGGTGGCAGGGCCCCACCCTGCTCAATCCGCATTTCGCCACCGGCACCAAGGACCAGGACGGCTCGCGCCTGTTCTATGAGCCGCTCGCCTGCTGGGATCCCGACGGCAACATGAAGCTGGTTCTGGCCGCCGAAATTCCCTCGCTGCAGAACGGCGGCCTGTCCGCCGACGGCATGTCGGTGATCTGGAAACTCAAGCCCGGCGTGAAATGGCACGACGGCAAGCCCTTCACCGCCGACGACGTCGTGTTCAACTGGGAATACGCCCGCGATCCCACCACCGCCACCGTGACCATCGGCATCCACCGCGACATCACCGTCGAGAAGGTCGACGACCTCACCGTCCGCATCAAGTTCAAGAAGCCGACGCCGTTCTGGGCCGACGCTTTCGTCGGTGCCCCCGGCAGCATCATCCCGAAACATCTGTTCGGCGACTACAAGGGAGCCAAGTCGCGCGAGGCGCCGAACAATTTGTCGCCGGTCGGCACCGGTCCCTACAAATTCGTCGAGTTCAAGCCGGGCGATGTGATCCGCGGCGAACTCAATCCCGACTATCACATGCCGAACCGCCCACATTTCGATACCATCGAGATGAAGGGCGGCGGCGATGCCGTCTCGGCGGCGCGCGCCGTCATCCAGACCGGCGAGTATGATTTCGGCTGGAACATCCAGGTCGAAGACGACGTCCTGCTGCGCCTGGAAAAGGGCGGCAAAGGCAAGACCGTCTATGCGGTCGGCGGCGACACCGAATTCATCGCGCTGAACTTCACCGATCCGAACACCGAGGTCGACGGCGAGCGCTCCTCGATGAAGACCAAGCATCCGCTGCTCTCCGATCCGGCGGTGCGCAAGGCGCTCTCGATGCTGGTCGATCGCGAAGCCGTCAAGAAAGTCATCTACGGCCGCGCCGGACGCGTCACGCCCAATTTCCTCAACGGCCCGGAGAAATTCGTCTCCAAGAACACGAGCTGGGAATTCAGCATCGAGAAGGCGGCCAAGCTGCTGGATGACGCCGGCTGGAAGCCAGGTGCGGACGGCATCCGCGAGAAAGACGGCAAGAAGCTGAAGCTTCTGTACCAGACCGCGATCAACGGCCCGCGCCAGAAGACCCAGGCCATCGTCAAGCAGGCCTGCCAGAAGGCCGGCATCGACGTCGAGCTGAAATCGGTGGTCGCCTCGGTGTTCTTCTCCTCCGACGTCGCCAACCCCGACACCTACGCCAAATTCTACGCCGACCTCGAGATGTTCCAGATCCCGATGAGTCAGCCCGATCCGGCTCAGCACATGCGCCGCTATCATTCGCGCAACGTCGCCACCAAGGAGAACAAGTGGCAGGGCGTGAATTTCCCGCGCTGGGTCAACAAGGACTATGACGCGGCGATCGACGGCGCCGAGGCCGAGACCGATCTGGTCAAGCGCGCCGCGCTCTACATCAAGGCCAACGACATCATGATGCAGGACATTGTCTTCATCCCGGTGATGCACCGTCTGAAGGTGGAAGCCTGCGCCAACACGCTGCGTCCGGTGGTCAGCGGCTGGGCCAACGAAACCGACAATCTGTTCGACTGGTACCGGGAGGCGACAGGCTAA
- a CDS encoding sugar ABC transporter substrate-binding protein gives MRHLTTAILAGSMALYAGHSSAADNPMTIAVFTKNRTNPAYEAFRIASDQIARTTGVKVIHLVPDKPDNVDEQKAMVDQVLKDRPDAIIFIPVDDVAMIDSVKKLNDAKIPIVLVSNPLPGSFVTYVGADDFEIGYREARYLFERMGGKGKIVVIEGTPAAPTNRERVRGYQRAFAEFPGIDVLGSAVGNYQQPDARRVMEKFLGEHKEIDAVLSANDSMALGVLEALKSANRTATVIGINGILPAVKQIEAGGMLATVDFNMFKIGCTATRAAVRHLRKEPLPEKVMLPAEVIDKTNYKAWLVPVDQRACPEWSDVAR, from the coding sequence ATGCGACATCTGACGACAGCGATACTTGCGGGATCGATGGCCTTGTACGCAGGCCACTCCAGTGCCGCCGACAACCCCATGACCATCGCCGTCTTCACCAAGAACCGCACCAACCCGGCCTATGAGGCCTTCCGCATCGCTTCAGACCAGATCGCCCGCACGACCGGCGTGAAGGTGATCCACCTGGTCCCGGACAAGCCCGACAATGTCGACGAGCAGAAGGCGATGGTCGATCAGGTGCTGAAGGACAGGCCGGACGCCATCATCTTCATCCCCGTCGACGACGTCGCCATGATCGATTCCGTCAAGAAGCTCAACGACGCCAAGATCCCGATTGTGCTGGTTTCCAATCCGCTGCCCGGCAGCTTCGTCACCTATGTCGGCGCCGACGATTTCGAGATCGGCTACCGCGAGGCGCGCTATCTGTTCGAGAGGATGGGCGGCAAAGGAAAAATCGTCGTCATCGAGGGCACGCCGGCCGCACCGACCAATCGCGAGCGTGTCCGCGGCTACCAGCGCGCCTTCGCCGAATTTCCCGGCATCGACGTGCTGGGATCGGCGGTCGGCAACTACCAGCAGCCGGATGCCCGGCGCGTGATGGAGAAGTTTCTCGGCGAGCACAAGGAAATCGACGCGGTGCTGTCGGCCAATGACAGCATGGCGCTCGGCGTGCTGGAAGCGCTGAAGTCTGCCAACCGGACGGCCACCGTGATCGGCATCAACGGCATTCTTCCCGCCGTGAAGCAGATCGAAGCCGGCGGCATGCTCGCCACCGTCGATTTCAACATGTTCAAGATCGGCTGCACCGCGACGCGGGCCGCCGTGCGTCATCTCAGGAAGGAGCCGCTGCCGGAAAAGGTGATGCTGCCCGCGGAAGTGATCGACAAGACCAATTACAAGGCATGGCTGGTTCCGGTCGACCAGCGCGCCTGCCCGGAATGGTCGGACGTCGCGCGCTGA